The Streptomyces sp. NBC_00162 genome window below encodes:
- a CDS encoding glycosyltransferase codes for MYTSVFISVISLALFGIAAFTLWWQMHAWRTPEVLASTRFDRPDGGGRLAFSLLLPARHEQAVLEHTIDRLLESSHNDYEIIVIVGHDDPETAAVAERAAAKDPARVRVVVDHHETKNKPKALNTALPSCRGDIVGVFDAEDQVHPELLAHVDHAFRSTGADVVQGGVQLINFHSSWYSLRNCLEYFFWFRSRLHLHAEKGFIPLGGNTVFVRTEVLREAGGWDQNCLAEDCDLGVRLSSVGKKVVVAYDSDMVTREETPGSLVSLLKQRTRWNQGFLQVYRKKDWQQLPGRGQRWLARYTLMTPFMQAASGVIIPLNFAVAVFLDVPVGIAIITFLPMITAMVTFVFEIVGLHDFGRQYGLRIRFVHYVKLVVGGPFYQVMLAGAAIRAVWREQRGQSEWELTSHTGAHLTGAPATTAIREDSHQ; via the coding sequence TTGTACACTTCTGTGTTCATTTCTGTCATTTCGCTGGCACTCTTCGGGATTGCCGCCTTCACGCTCTGGTGGCAGATGCACGCCTGGCGAACGCCGGAGGTGCTCGCGTCCACCCGCTTCGACCGCCCCGACGGGGGCGGCCGGCTGGCCTTCTCCCTGCTGCTGCCCGCCCGCCACGAGCAGGCGGTGCTGGAGCACACCATCGACCGGCTCCTGGAGTCGAGCCACAACGACTACGAGATCATCGTGATCGTCGGGCACGACGACCCCGAGACCGCCGCCGTCGCCGAGCGCGCCGCCGCGAAGGATCCGGCCCGCGTCCGGGTCGTCGTCGACCACCACGAGACCAAGAACAAGCCGAAGGCCCTCAACACCGCCCTCCCGTCCTGCCGGGGCGACATCGTCGGGGTCTTCGACGCCGAGGACCAGGTCCACCCCGAGCTGCTCGCCCACGTCGACCACGCCTTCCGCTCCACCGGCGCGGACGTGGTCCAGGGCGGCGTCCAGCTCATCAACTTCCACTCCAGCTGGTACAGCCTGCGCAACTGCCTGGAGTACTTCTTCTGGTTCCGCTCCCGGCTGCACCTGCACGCCGAGAAGGGCTTCATCCCGCTGGGCGGCAACACGGTCTTCGTGCGCACCGAGGTGCTCCGCGAGGCCGGCGGCTGGGACCAGAATTGCCTCGCCGAGGACTGCGACCTGGGCGTGCGGCTCTCGTCGGTCGGCAAGAAGGTGGTCGTCGCGTACGACTCCGACATGGTCACCCGCGAGGAGACGCCCGGCTCCCTGGTGAGCCTGCTCAAGCAGCGCACCCGCTGGAACCAGGGCTTCCTCCAGGTCTACCGGAAGAAGGACTGGCAGCAGCTGCCCGGCCGCGGGCAGCGCTGGCTCGCCCGCTACACGCTGATGACCCCGTTCATGCAGGCCGCGTCCGGGGTGATCATCCCGCTCAACTTCGCCGTCGCGGTCTTCCTCGACGTGCCGGTCGGCATCGCGATCATCACCTTCCTCCCCATGATCACGGCGATGGTGACGTTCGTCTTCGAGATCGTCGGCCTGCACGACTTCGGCCGCCAGTACGGACTGCGCATCCGCTTCGTGCACTACGTCAAGCTCGTCGTCGGCGGCCCGTTCTACCAGGTGATGCTCGCGGGCGCGGCGATCCGTGCGGTCTGGCGCGAGCAGCGCGGCCAGAGCGAGTGGGAACTGACCAGCCACACCGGCGCCCACCTCACCGGGGCGCCGGCCACCACCGCGATCCGAGAGGACAGCCACCAGTGA
- a CDS encoding thioredoxin domain-containing protein: MPNRLENETSPYLLQHADNPVDWWPWSPEAFAEARERGVPVMLSVGYSSCHWCHVMAHESFEDELAAVYMNEHFVNIKVDREERPDVDAVYMEAVQAATGQGGWPMTVFLTPDAEPFYFGTYFPPEPRHGMPSFMQVLEGVRTAWVGRPEEVAEVAQRIVRDLAGRQLDYGKAGTPGPEELAQALLGLTREYDATRGGFGGAPKFPPSMVLEFLLRHHARTGSEGALQMAADTCEAMARGGIYDQLGGGFSRYSVDREWVVPHFEKMLYDNALLCRVYAHLWRATGSDLARRVALETADFMVRELRTDQGGFASALDADSEDPVSGKHAEGAYYAWTPAELREVLGEDDGELAVAYFGVTEEGTFEHGKSVLQLPQDGPAADAERIASIRARLFAARQTRPAPGRDDKVVAAWNGLAIAALAECGAFFERPDLIERATEAADLLVRVHMDGRARLARTSKDGQVGANAGVLEDYGDVAEGFLALASVTGEGVWLEFAGFLVDLVLDRFTAEDGSLYDTAHDAEKLIRRPQDPTDTAAPSGWTAAAGALLSYAAHTGSEAHRTAAERALGVVHALGPRAPRFIGHGLAVAEALLDGPREVAVVGHPEDPARAALHRTALLGTAPGAVVATGLPLAEDGSGAEFPLLAERTLVHDLPTAYVCRHFVCARPTTDPVELAEQLGVVRP; this comes from the coding sequence ATGCCGAACCGCCTCGAGAACGAGACCTCGCCGTATCTGCTCCAGCACGCCGACAATCCCGTCGACTGGTGGCCGTGGTCGCCGGAGGCATTCGCTGAGGCGCGGGAGCGGGGCGTGCCCGTCATGCTCAGCGTCGGCTATTCAAGCTGCCACTGGTGCCATGTGATGGCGCACGAGTCCTTCGAGGACGAGCTGGCCGCCGTGTACATGAACGAGCACTTCGTCAACATCAAGGTGGACCGGGAAGAGCGCCCCGACGTCGACGCCGTCTACATGGAGGCCGTGCAGGCCGCCACCGGGCAGGGCGGGTGGCCGATGACCGTCTTCCTGACCCCGGACGCCGAACCGTTCTACTTCGGGACCTACTTCCCGCCCGAGCCCCGGCACGGGATGCCCTCCTTCATGCAGGTGCTCGAAGGCGTGCGGACCGCGTGGGTGGGGCGGCCCGAGGAAGTGGCCGAGGTGGCGCAGCGGATCGTACGGGACCTGGCCGGGCGGCAGTTGGACTACGGGAAGGCCGGCACGCCCGGGCCCGAGGAGCTGGCGCAGGCGTTGCTCGGGCTGACGCGGGAGTACGACGCCACGCGCGGCGGATTCGGCGGGGCGCCGAAGTTCCCGCCGTCCATGGTGCTGGAGTTCCTGCTGCGCCACCATGCCCGGACCGGGTCCGAGGGTGCGCTCCAGATGGCCGCCGACACGTGTGAGGCCATGGCCCGGGGCGGGATCTACGACCAGCTCGGCGGCGGGTTTTCGCGGTACTCCGTGGACCGGGAGTGGGTCGTGCCGCACTTCGAGAAGATGTTGTACGACAACGCGCTGCTCTGCCGTGTCTACGCGCATCTGTGGCGGGCCACGGGATCGGATCTGGCGCGCCGGGTCGCCCTGGAGACCGCCGACTTCATGGTCCGGGAGCTGCGCACCGACCAGGGCGGTTTCGCCTCCGCGCTCGACGCCGACAGTGAGGACCCGGTCAGCGGCAAGCACGCGGAGGGGGCGTACTACGCCTGGACGCCGGCCGAGCTGCGGGAGGTGCTCGGGGAGGACGACGGGGAGTTGGCCGTCGCGTACTTCGGGGTGACGGAGGAAGGCACCTTCGAGCACGGGAAGTCCGTACTCCAGCTGCCCCAGGACGGCCCGGCGGCCGATGCCGAGCGGATCGCGTCGATCCGGGCGCGGCTGTTCGCGGCGCGGCAGACGCGGCCCGCGCCCGGGCGTGACGACAAGGTCGTCGCCGCCTGGAACGGGCTCGCCATCGCCGCGCTCGCCGAGTGCGGGGCGTTCTTCGAGCGGCCCGACCTGATCGAGCGGGCCACCGAGGCGGCCGATCTGCTGGTGCGCGTGCACATGGACGGCCGGGCTCGGCTGGCGCGGACCAGCAAGGACGGTCAAGTGGGAGCCAATGCAGGTGTGTTGGAGGACTACGGCGATGTGGCCGAGGGGTTCCTCGCGCTTGCGTCGGTGACGGGGGAGGGGGTCTGGCTGGAGTTCGCCGGATTCCTCGTCGACCTGGTGCTGGACCGGTTCACCGCCGAGGACGGTTCGCTGTACGACACCGCGCACGACGCGGAGAAGCTGATCCGCCGGCCGCAGGACCCGACCGACACGGCCGCGCCGTCCGGCTGGACCGCCGCCGCGGGCGCGCTGCTCTCGTACGCCGCGCACACCGGTTCGGAGGCCCACCGTACGGCGGCCGAGCGGGCGCTCGGGGTGGTGCACGCCCTCGGGCCGCGCGCTCCGCGCTTCATCGGGCACGGGCTGGCGGTGGCCGAGGCGCTGCTGGACGGTCCGCGCGAGGTGGCGGTCGTCGGGCATCCGGAGGACCCGGCGCGGGCGGCGCTGCACCGGACGGCGTTGCTGGGGACGGCTCCTGGGGCGGTGGTGGCGACCGGCCTGCCGCTCGCGGAGGACGGCAGCGGCGCCGAGTTCCCCCTGCTGGCCGAGCGCACACTCGTGCACGACCTCCCGACGGCGTATGTGTGTCGACATTTCGTCTGCGCGCGGCCTACGACCGATCCGGTCGAACTGGCAGAGCAGTTGGGGGTGGTTCGTCCCTGA
- a CDS encoding DUF4344 domain-containing metallopeptidase — protein MTARGIRTAGVAAVLAGCAAGALLVWAAAGFEEELPDKGFVLRYEEPAAADRQNSRFLQDRKIAESVLADLNDYLALPYRVTVVARSCAGEGTGYDPQERRVELCYDDLTEERELFERAGDPRPDEPLAEVVRETLHHEAGHALVDALDLRPGGDRAEEDAADRFAQVMLLLRDPEGGRTLLTAARAYDLAAAADPAPDPADEHAPPAARAESHRCAVRGAAPDGHPDLATPPRADCPATWARTRDTWTHDLSPLLRR, from the coding sequence GTGACGGCGCGAGGGATCCGTACGGCTGGGGTGGCCGCGGTCCTCGCCGGATGTGCGGCGGGGGCGCTGCTCGTGTGGGCCGCGGCCGGATTCGAGGAGGAGCTGCCCGACAAGGGGTTCGTCCTGCGCTACGAGGAGCCCGCGGCGGCCGACCGGCAGAACTCCCGCTTCCTGCAGGACCGGAAGATCGCCGAGTCCGTCCTCGCCGACCTCAACGACTACCTCGCCCTCCCGTACCGCGTCACCGTCGTCGCCCGCTCCTGCGCGGGCGAGGGCACCGGTTACGACCCGCAGGAGCGCCGCGTCGAGCTCTGCTACGACGATCTGACCGAGGAGCGCGAGCTGTTCGAGCGGGCGGGGGACCCGCGGCCGGACGAGCCGCTCGCCGAGGTCGTCCGCGAGACGCTCCACCACGAGGCGGGCCACGCCCTCGTGGACGCGCTGGACCTCCGGCCCGGGGGCGACCGCGCCGAGGAGGACGCCGCCGACCGCTTCGCCCAGGTGATGCTCCTGCTCCGCGACCCCGAGGGCGGTCGGACCCTCCTGACCGCCGCCCGGGCCTACGACCTCGCCGCCGCGGCCGACCCCGCCCCCGACCCCGCGGACGAGCACGCCCCGCCCGCCGCCCGCGCGGAGTCCCACCGCTGCGCGGTCCGCGGCGCGGCCCCCGACGGCCACCCGGACCTCGCCACCCCGCCCCGCGCCGACTGCCCCGCCACCTGGGCCCGCACCCGCGACACCTGGACGCACGACCTGTCCCCGCTCCTTCGGCGCTGA
- a CDS encoding tetratricopeptide repeat protein gives MRDSHRSEAERLLGRAVDEETRRAAAGAPVDKAALLARAREALDALAASAAPEYEAYVRALDEAAAGEQSLGEAFKRGNTSTALLVTAVAAAAAVGADLALGVAAGAALTAGAVTGVAGAVATVAKVTALHLPAANRRAGERGRPGGPEQLKLQWLSALEVRGIRPFLEQQRAVTAAARAPRTAPRSTPQLRGTDRSAEARRRSALEQSFGQLPEPAGLFAGRKAELTRIAQWVQAARASTETRPVVVVLHGEPGVGRTALALRAAHGLRDQFRGACVVDLRGGSPRGEAPLSTREALLHLLNRLGAPREQLLFREGASADQQVRRLGELYHQHLQGLPVTVVLDDAVDAAQVRMLVPERSESLVLVTAPEPLELPADLAAWVHQLPVERLAEADAAELVRAAAPPRDTDAAAVVERSGGLPLALRMLTPLAREGLVPDAGPGHPVELALRAADARLDGPARLLLRRLSLAGRASLGGAAAAALADVPEQSALRALEELWEAGLIERVRGQRFRMHDAVRGYAAERLEAEEDRAEAAAAHERLIRVYAQLADSVIRMVDGKMSTRANQFGGHGFTSLDAALRWLDDESSFITAALRHSEGVDQQAVLDLLGALCDFCLLRGDLYRLGEINELTQAVEAGRQGGEQGRLVRSVQWRTGIAARQLGELDKARTTLTSVVDQYMEAHQDAGAGMALISLGITLHHQGNLPEAAARIREALVLQESPELAGDRAWGLHALAAVERDRAHLAEAMALLEQSLALHRESESVHGEAWAHFQLGQVFLRVGDVKRAEAELRLALELYGRTRDDRGEAWALTQLGRARVVDGDPGPALERLREALARHREAEDARGEAWTLYYLGQALEEGGERDQAVRELERARTMFSRMRDVYGLAHARHHSGRVTRDQRAAQTGNLKNSGFARQLLVDARADFRRIGLAHGEAWTCLELAVVDAGNAKVSQALGLCEEAVRLFISYGDRRGEDWARFLRCTLLPYTHFADLTVPGAPEEARAELDRLAGAPHPARDGRLEDCLETYAVILGRGVDPAEGWQAWRLGLVPNLHSREIMGVPLPPPAAEPV, from the coding sequence ATGCGGGACAGCCATCGCAGTGAGGCCGAGCGGCTGTTGGGGCGGGCCGTCGACGAGGAGACGCGGCGGGCGGCGGCGGGCGCGCCGGTGGACAAGGCGGCACTGCTGGCCCGGGCCCGGGAGGCGCTGGACGCGCTCGCCGCGAGCGCGGCTCCGGAGTACGAGGCGTACGTACGGGCCCTGGACGAGGCGGCGGCCGGGGAGCAGTCGCTCGGCGAGGCCTTCAAGCGCGGCAACACCTCAACGGCCTTACTCGTCACGGCGGTCGCGGCTGCCGCGGCCGTCGGGGCGGACCTGGCGCTCGGTGTCGCGGCCGGTGCGGCGCTGACCGCGGGGGCGGTGACGGGTGTCGCGGGCGCGGTCGCGACGGTGGCGAAGGTGACGGCCCTGCACCTGCCGGCGGCCAACCGGCGGGCCGGGGAACGGGGCCGTCCGGGCGGGCCCGAGCAGCTGAAGCTGCAATGGCTGTCGGCACTGGAGGTGCGCGGCATCCGGCCCTTCCTGGAACAGCAGCGCGCGGTCACCGCGGCCGCGCGGGCGCCCCGTACGGCTCCCCGGAGCACGCCGCAGCTGCGCGGGACGGACCGCAGCGCGGAGGCGCGGCGGCGCAGCGCCCTGGAGCAGTCCTTCGGGCAGCTTCCGGAGCCGGCGGGGCTGTTCGCGGGCCGGAAGGCGGAGCTGACGCGGATCGCGCAGTGGGTGCAGGCGGCCCGGGCCAGTACGGAGACCCGCCCGGTCGTGGTGGTGCTGCACGGGGAGCCGGGGGTGGGCCGGACGGCTCTGGCGCTGCGGGCGGCGCACGGGCTGCGGGACCAGTTCCGGGGCGCGTGCGTGGTGGACCTGCGGGGCGGTTCGCCGCGGGGCGAGGCCCCGTTGTCGACACGGGAGGCGTTGCTGCACCTGCTGAACCGGCTGGGGGCGCCGCGCGAGCAGTTGCTGTTCCGGGAGGGGGCTTCGGCGGATCAGCAGGTGCGGCGGCTGGGCGAGCTGTACCACCAGCACCTCCAGGGGCTGCCGGTGACGGTGGTGCTCGATGACGCGGTGGACGCGGCGCAGGTACGGATGCTGGTGCCGGAGCGGTCGGAGAGTCTGGTGCTGGTGACGGCGCCCGAGCCGCTGGAGCTGCCCGCGGACCTCGCGGCGTGGGTGCACCAGCTGCCGGTCGAGCGGCTGGCGGAGGCGGACGCGGCGGAGCTGGTACGGGCGGCCGCGCCGCCCCGGGACACGGACGCGGCCGCCGTGGTGGAGCGCAGCGGCGGGCTCCCGCTGGCGCTGCGGATGCTGACGCCGCTGGCCCGCGAGGGCTTGGTGCCCGATGCCGGGCCGGGCCACCCGGTGGAGCTGGCGCTGCGGGCCGCCGATGCCCGCCTCGACGGACCGGCCCGGCTGCTGCTCAGGCGGTTGTCGCTGGCCGGGCGGGCCTCGCTCGGCGGTGCGGCCGCGGCCGCGCTGGCCGACGTACCCGAGCAGTCGGCGCTGCGCGCGCTGGAGGAGCTGTGGGAGGCCGGGCTGATCGAGCGGGTGCGGGGCCAGCGGTTCCGGATGCACGACGCGGTGCGCGGGTACGCGGCGGAGCGGCTGGAGGCGGAGGAGGACCGGGCGGAGGCGGCGGCCGCGCACGAACGGCTGATCCGGGTGTACGCGCAGCTGGCGGACTCGGTGATCCGGATGGTCGACGGGAAGATGTCGACGCGCGCGAATCAGTTCGGCGGGCACGGCTTCACCTCGCTGGACGCGGCCCTGCGCTGGCTGGACGACGAGTCGAGCTTCATCACGGCCGCGCTGCGGCACTCGGAGGGCGTGGACCAGCAGGCGGTGCTGGACCTGCTGGGCGCGCTGTGCGACTTCTGTCTGCTGCGCGGCGACCTGTACCGGCTCGGTGAGATCAACGAGCTCACGCAGGCGGTGGAGGCCGGCCGGCAGGGGGGTGAGCAGGGGCGGCTGGTGCGGTCGGTGCAGTGGCGTACCGGTATCGCGGCCCGGCAGCTGGGCGAGCTGGACAAGGCCCGTACGACGCTGACCTCGGTGGTGGACCAGTACATGGAGGCCCATCAGGACGCGGGGGCGGGCATGGCCCTGATCTCGCTGGGCATCACCCTGCACCACCAGGGCAATCTCCCGGAGGCCGCGGCCCGCATCCGGGAGGCGCTGGTGCTCCAGGAGTCGCCGGAGCTGGCGGGCGACCGCGCGTGGGGGCTGCACGCGCTGGCGGCCGTGGAGCGGGACCGGGCGCACCTGGCGGAGGCGATGGCTCTGCTGGAGCAGTCCCTGGCGCTGCACCGGGAGAGCGAGAGCGTGCACGGTGAGGCGTGGGCGCACTTCCAGCTGGGGCAGGTGTTCCTGCGGGTGGGGGACGTGAAGCGGGCGGAGGCGGAGCTGCGGCTCGCCCTCGAGCTGTACGGGCGTACGCGCGATGACCGCGGTGAGGCGTGGGCGCTGACCCAGCTGGGCCGGGCCCGGGTGGTGGACGGGGATCCGGGTCCGGCGCTGGAGCGGCTGCGGGAGGCACTGGCCCGGCACCGGGAGGCGGAGGACGCGCGCGGGGAGGCGTGGACGCTGTACTACCTCGGGCAGGCGCTGGAGGAGGGCGGCGAGCGCGATCAGGCGGTCCGGGAGCTGGAGCGGGCCCGGACGATGTTCTCGCGGATGCGGGACGTGTACGGGCTGGCGCACGCGCGGCACCACTCGGGGCGGGTGACGCGGGACCAGCGCGCGGCGCAGACGGGGAACCTGAAGAACTCCGGTTTCGCGCGGCAGCTGCTGGTGGACGCGCGGGCGGACTTCCGGCGGATCGGGCTGGCGCACGGCGAGGCGTGGACCTGCCTGGAGCTGGCGGTGGTGGACGCCGGCAACGCCAAGGTGTCGCAGGCGCTGGGCCTGTGCGAGGAGGCGGTACGGCTGTTCATCTCGTACGGGGACCGGCGCGGGGAGGACTGGGCGCGGTTCCTGCGGTGCACGCTGCTGCCGTACACCCACTTCGCGGACCTGACGGTGCCGGGAGCGCCGGAGGAGGCGCGGGCGGAGCTGGACCGGCTGGCCGGGGCGCCGCATCCGGCGCGGGACGGGCGGCTGGAGGACTGCCTGGAGACGTACGCCGTGATCCTGGGCCGCGGGGTGGACCCGGCGGAGGGCTGGCAGGCGTGGCGGCTGGGCCTGGTGCCGAACCTCCACTCGCGGGAGATCATGGGCGTACCGCTGCCGCCGCCCGCGGCCGAGCCCGTGTGA
- the mca gene encoding mycothiol conjugate amidase Mca encodes MTEQLRLMAVHAHPDDESSKGAATMAKYVSEGVPVLVVTCTGGERGSVLNPKLQGDKYIEENIHEVRRKEMDEAREILGVEQEWLGYVDSGLPEGDPLPPLPEGCFALEDVDEAAGRLVKKIRAFKPQVVTTYDENGGYPHPDHIMTHKISMVAFDGAADTEKYPEAEFGPAYQPQKLYYNQGFNKPRTIALHEALLSRGMESPYGEWLERWKEFERTERTLTTHVPCADFFEIRDKALVAHATQIDPDGGWFRVPMDVQREVWPTEEYELAKSLVDTSLPESDLFAGIRENA; translated from the coding sequence TTGACCGAGCAGCTTCGACTGATGGCCGTCCACGCCCACCCCGACGACGAGTCGAGCAAGGGCGCGGCCACCATGGCCAAGTACGTGTCCGAGGGGGTGCCCGTGCTGGTCGTGACCTGCACCGGAGGCGAGCGCGGCTCCGTGCTGAACCCCAAGCTCCAGGGTGACAAGTACATCGAGGAGAACATCCACGAGGTACGCCGCAAGGAGATGGACGAGGCCCGCGAGATCCTCGGCGTCGAGCAGGAGTGGCTCGGCTACGTCGACTCCGGCCTGCCCGAGGGCGACCCGCTGCCCCCGCTGCCCGAGGGCTGCTTCGCACTGGAGGACGTGGACGAGGCCGCCGGCCGCCTCGTGAAGAAGATCCGCGCCTTCAAGCCGCAGGTCGTCACCACCTACGACGAGAACGGCGGCTACCCGCACCCCGACCACATCATGACCCACAAGATCTCGATGGTGGCCTTCGACGGAGCGGCCGACACCGAGAAGTACCCCGAGGCCGAGTTCGGCCCGGCGTACCAGCCGCAGAAGCTCTACTACAACCAGGGCTTCAACAAGCCGCGCACCATCGCCCTGCACGAGGCGCTGCTCTCGCGCGGCATGGAGTCCCCGTACGGGGAGTGGCTGGAGCGGTGGAAGGAGTTCGAGCGCACCGAGCGGACCCTGACCACCCACGTGCCCTGCGCGGACTTCTTCGAGATCCGTGACAAGGCGCTCGTCGCCCACGCCACGCAGATCGACCCGGACGGCGGCTGGTTCCGCGTCCCCATGGACGTCCAGCGGGAAGTCTGGCCCACGGAGGAGTACGAGCTCGCGAAGTCGCTCGTCGACACTTCCCTCCCCGAGTCCGACCTCTTCGCGGGCATCCGGGAGAATGCGTAG
- a CDS encoding DUF4307 domain-containing protein — protein sequence MSAVREGLPEGRYGRSADERADRKLKIVGSVLGALLLGVVGWIGWDYVAGQSVSAEVIKFQVESDTEVKVHLEVRKESSVTGVCTLSSQDKEHAEVGRADFTFAQAEARVDEVVSLRTTSRATMIELVGCQPAAR from the coding sequence ATGAGCGCGGTGCGCGAGGGGCTGCCCGAGGGTCGTTATGGCCGGTCGGCGGACGAGCGTGCGGACCGGAAGCTCAAGATCGTCGGGTCCGTGCTGGGGGCCCTGCTGCTGGGTGTGGTCGGCTGGATCGGCTGGGACTACGTCGCGGGGCAGAGCGTCAGCGCCGAGGTGATCAAGTTCCAGGTGGAATCGGACACCGAGGTGAAGGTGCACCTGGAGGTCCGCAAGGAGTCCTCGGTCACCGGGGTCTGCACCCTCAGCTCCCAGGACAAGGAGCACGCCGAGGTGGGCCGCGCGGACTTCACGTTCGCACAGGCCGAGGCGCGTGTGGACGAGGTCGTCTCGCTCAGGACGACGAGCCGCGCCACAATGATCGAGCTGGTCGGCTGCCAGCCGGCGGCCCGCTGA
- the greA gene encoding transcription elongation factor GreA, with the protein MTQTSESVTWLTQAAYDQLKAELDYLSGPARTEIATKIAAAREEGDLRENGGYHAAKEEQGKQELRVRQLTQLLENAKVGTAPASDGVVAPGTLVKIAFDGDEDDTMEFLLASREYASSDFETYSPQSPLGSGVLGKAIGEDAQYELPNGKKASVKILDVKPFTG; encoded by the coding sequence GTGACCCAGACGAGCGAAAGCGTCACCTGGCTGACCCAGGCGGCGTACGACCAGCTGAAGGCAGAGCTGGACTACCTCTCTGGTCCCGCACGCACGGAGATCGCCACGAAGATCGCAGCCGCCCGCGAGGAGGGCGACCTGCGTGAGAACGGCGGTTACCACGCGGCCAAGGAAGAGCAGGGAAAGCAGGAGCTCCGCGTCCGACAGCTGACGCAGCTCCTGGAGAATGCCAAGGTCGGGACCGCGCCCGCGTCCGACGGCGTGGTGGCGCCCGGCACACTCGTCAAGATCGCCTTCGATGGCGACGAGGACGACACCATGGAGTTCCTGCTGGCCTCCCGCGAGTACGCGTCCTCGGACTTCGAGACGTACTCGCCCCAGTCCCCGCTGGGCAGCGGCGTGCTGGGCAAGGCGATCGGCGAGGACGCCCAGTACGAGCTCCCGAACGGCAAGAAGGCCTCCGTCAAGATCCTTGACGTCAAGCCCTTCACCGGCTGA
- a CDS encoding ABC transporter permease, giving the protein MNDSLVIAKRNLIRMSRIPEMIIFGVIQPVMFVVLFSYVFGGSISVGGNTSPAAYREFLMAGIFAQTVTFATAGAGAGIADDMHKGLIDRFRSLPMARGAVLTGRTLADLVQTTLTLVVLAIVALLVGWRTHTSMGEVLAGFALLLLLGYAFSWIGALIGLSVRTPEAATSGGLIWLFPLTFISNAFVPSENMPPFLRTIAEWNPFSATVQAARVLFGNLPEGYPVPEAWPMQHPILASVLWSLLIIVVFRSLAVRKYRSATA; this is encoded by the coding sequence ATGAACGACTCCCTGGTGATCGCCAAGCGGAACCTGATCCGGATGTCCCGGATCCCCGAGATGATCATCTTCGGTGTGATCCAGCCGGTCATGTTCGTCGTGCTCTTCAGCTACGTCTTCGGCGGCTCCATCAGCGTCGGCGGCAACACCTCGCCCGCCGCCTACCGCGAGTTCCTGATGGCCGGCATCTTCGCCCAGACCGTCACCTTCGCCACCGCCGGCGCGGGCGCGGGCATCGCGGACGACATGCACAAAGGCCTGATCGACCGCTTCCGCTCACTGCCCATGGCCCGCGGCGCGGTCCTCACCGGCCGCACGCTCGCCGACCTCGTCCAGACCACGCTGACCCTCGTGGTCCTCGCGATCGTGGCTCTGCTCGTCGGCTGGCGCACCCACACGAGCATGGGCGAGGTGCTCGCCGGCTTCGCCCTGCTGCTCCTGCTCGGCTACGCCTTCTCCTGGATCGGCGCCCTGATCGGCCTGTCGGTGCGCACCCCGGAGGCGGCCACCTCGGGCGGGCTGATCTGGCTCTTCCCGCTGACGTTCATCTCGAACGCCTTCGTCCCCTCCGAGAACATGCCGCCGTTCCTGCGGACCATCGCGGAGTGGAACCCCTTCAGCGCCACCGTCCAGGCGGCCCGCGTGCTCTTCGGCAACCTCCCGGAGGGCTACCCGGTCCCGGAGGCCTGGCCGATGCAGCACCCGATCCTGGCGTCCGTCCTCTGGTCGCTGCTGATCATCGTGGTCTTCCGGAGCCTCGCGGTCCGCAAGTACCGCTCGGCGACCGCATAG